Genomic segment of Coleofasciculus sp. FACHB-T130:
GGTGCTTCTACGATTGGCGTTAACTCTGGGAGAAAGAAAATCTCTTGTACTGAAAATGCTTCTACTCCATAAAGGGAAGCATTCAAGCTGAAAATAATATATTGTTTATATTCCATAGAGATTATAACTGTGGTTGTAACATTTTTTGGATGTGTACGATCAATTCTCCAACGGTCATTTTTTCTTGGGATTCAACTATCGATTCTTGAGGTAATTTTTTTAAAATTTCTAAAGCAACTGTTCGCATTTTTAAAGCTCTAGAAAGATTTCCTTCTAGTTCGTAAATGCCGCTAATTTCCAGATATGCCGAGATAGATGAAGGCACTAAGTAAATAATTTTTTTTAATAAACTTTTAGCTTCTTCAACATCCCCCCGTTCTTCCGCAATATGGGCGAGTAGGTATAAAGGTTTTTCAGAAAGAGAATCGATTTTAAGTGCTAGTTGGCAGTAGTGAACTGCCTTGTCATATTCACCTAAGTTGGCATATATTTGAGCCATCAGATAGTAAGAGTCAAAGTTTTTGGGTGCCAAAGCGATCGCTTGCTCTGTTTTTTGAATTGCTGAGGGATAATACTTCTGTTTAAAAAGGGTTTTAGCTTCACAGAGAAATGCCTGAAAGCTTGAATTATTCGCCGATTTCTCGCTGATTTCAAGATTGGATAAGCGTTTGCATTCATTGACTTCGTTACTAATTTTGTCTTTTATTGGCACCAGAGAGTAATTTTTAGAAACTAAGTGTGCTAGTTCTATTTTCACCTTATTTGCTGCTAGGGAAGATGGGCAAAGTATTGGTTCTTCAGTGTCAGAATAAACTTTTGCTTTCTTCTTTGAAAGCTTCCCTCCAAACGTCTCCTTAGGGCGTTGATAGATCGTTGATTCGGGAAACGACTCCGTGTGAAATAAGCTGATATCTATCCCCTGAAGTTCAGCATGAGCCGTCAAAAGATATCCTTCTGGTTGTAAAGTATTGTAAAATTTATTGACAACAAGTGAAATAGCAGGTTTATCAAAATAAACAAAGACATTTCGACAAAGAATTAAATCAATATTTTGAACATCTAACAATAAATTAGGAAAGGGCGTTTTAACTAAATTGACAGTTTTGAAATTAACTATGTTTTGAATGTTGTTGTTAATTCTCCATTCCGTCCCATGTGGCTCAAAGTAGCAGCTTTGTAGTTTCTGGTCTAACAATCGAAATGACCAAGAACTATAAACTCCTTGTTTTGCTTTATTGATAGACTCTTGATTGATATCTGTTCCTAAAATATAGAGATTCCAGCTTTCCCAATCTGGAATGAGTTCGGTGAGGAGAATAGCTAGAGAATAAGGTTCTTCGCCAGTTGAGCATCCCGCGCTCCAAATCCGCAGAGTTTTTGTTTGTTTCTTAGCGGCTATCAATCGCGGTAAAATTTGATGTCTTAATAAAGAAAACTGACCTCTGTCTCGAAAAAAGTAACTTTCGCCAATTGTTAACAAATTCGCTAGTTCTTGCCATTCGCCCTGACTTTGATAAGTATCGATTTCTAATAATTGGTAATAAGCCTCAGGAAGATAGATAGAAATGACGTTCATCCGGAAGCAAATTTTTTCACATAAAGCTTCTCGCTCTTGCGGACGAATCTGTAAGCCTGTATGAGTCCCGATGAGTTGTATAAAACGCTGTATGAGAGCTTCATTAAATTGTCTTTGAAATGACACGGAATCTCCTTCTCATTAAACTTCCCTGGTAGGACGAGTAAATAGCTTACTGAATACAAGAGGGCGATCGCTTTAGCGGCAGATGCATTCCTCGGCAAGGGCAACGCTTAGTTGTGTTGAGTAGTTACAGGCAAGGAATCATAGGAATTTCAATCCAAAACTCTGCTCCCTGTCCTGGTTCTGACACGCACTTGAGCATTCCGCCATGTTTCTCCACCACAATTTGGTAGCTAATGGATAGCCCCAAACCAGTTCCCTTGCCGACTGGCTTGGTGGTAAAGAAGGGGTCAAACAGACGCTTGATAACGTTCTCTGGCATTCCTGGGCCATTGTCTCGAATCCGAATCACAACGACTTGGTTCTTGGTCATTGGTAATGGATCTTCGGTGATTGGCGTCAGCGACGTGTTAGGGCTTCCAGTCTCTTCCTCATTACCCGTTAGACG
This window contains:
- a CDS encoding CheR family methyltransferase; this encodes MSFQRQFNEALIQRFIQLIGTHTGLQIRPQEREALCEKICFRMNVISIYLPEAYYQLLEIDTYQSQGEWQELANLLTIGESYFFRDRGQFSLLRHQILPRLIAAKKQTKTLRIWSAGCSTGEEPYSLAILLTELIPDWESWNLYILGTDINQESINKAKQGVYSSWSFRLLDQKLQSCYFEPHGTEWRINNNIQNIVNFKTVNLVKTPFPNLLLDVQNIDLILCRNVFVYFDKPAISLVVNKFYNTLQPEGYLLTAHAELQGIDISLFHTESFPESTIYQRPKETFGGKLSKKKAKVYSDTEEPILCPSSLAANKVKIELAHLVSKNYSLVPIKDKISNEVNECKRLSNLEISEKSANNSSFQAFLCEAKTLFKQKYYPSAIQKTEQAIALAPKNFDSYYLMAQIYANLGEYDKAVHYCQLALKIDSLSEKPLYLLAHIAEERGDVEEAKSLLKKIIYLVPSSISAYLEISGIYELEGNLSRALKMRTVALEILKKLPQESIVESQEKMTVGELIVHIQKMLQPQL